The proteins below come from a single Myxococcota bacterium genomic window:
- a CDS encoding acyl-CoA dehydrogenase family protein, translating to MNFAFTEEQQELRETARAFLAEHASSERVRAAMESERGWDDALWRQLGSELGWTAVHIPEEYGGLGLGYVELVALLEIMGEHLVCSPYFATLAFGANALLVAGSEAQKQEWLPKIAEGACTATLAMTEPNGRWDARGIEATLARDGDAFVLRGTKRYVVDGHAAELLVVAARTPGSAGEQGVSLALVPADAAGVERKALPTVDQTRRQAEIAFHDVRVPADALLGAEGAAWPALSRVLDLAAVALAAEQVGGAQRALDMAVAYAKERVQFGRVIGSFQAIKHKCADMMVAVEAARSGLYLAACAAAEGTDDLPRMASLAKAYCSDAYFRCAADDIQIHGGVGFTWEYDCHLHFKRAKSSETLLGDAAHHRELVARRIGL from the coding sequence ATGAACTTCGCCTTCACCGAAGAGCAGCAGGAGCTGCGCGAGACGGCGCGCGCCTTCCTCGCGGAGCACGCGTCGTCCGAGCGCGTGCGCGCGGCGATGGAGAGCGAGCGCGGCTGGGACGATGCCCTCTGGCGGCAGCTCGGGAGCGAGCTCGGCTGGACCGCGGTGCACATCCCCGAGGAGTACGGCGGGCTCGGCCTCGGCTACGTCGAGCTCGTGGCGCTGCTCGAGATCATGGGCGAGCACCTCGTCTGCTCGCCGTACTTCGCGACGCTCGCGTTCGGCGCGAATGCGCTGCTCGTCGCGGGCAGCGAAGCCCAGAAGCAGGAGTGGCTGCCGAAGATCGCGGAGGGCGCGTGCACGGCGACGCTCGCGATGACGGAGCCGAACGGGCGCTGGGACGCGCGCGGCATCGAGGCCACGCTCGCGCGCGACGGCGACGCGTTCGTGCTCCGCGGCACCAAGCGCTACGTCGTCGACGGCCACGCGGCCGAGCTGCTCGTCGTCGCCGCGCGCACGCCGGGGAGCGCGGGCGAGCAGGGCGTGTCGCTCGCGCTCGTGCCCGCCGACGCCGCGGGTGTCGAGCGCAAGGCGCTGCCCACCGTCGACCAGACGCGCCGCCAGGCCGAGATCGCCTTCCACGACGTGCGCGTGCCCGCGGACGCTCTCCTGGGCGCCGAGGGCGCGGCGTGGCCCGCGCTCTCGCGCGTGCTCGACCTCGCCGCCGTCGCGCTCGCGGCCGAGCAGGTGGGCGGCGCGCAGCGCGCGCTCGACATGGCCGTCGCCTACGCGAAGGAGCGCGTCCAGTTCGGCCGCGTGATCGGCTCCTTCCAGGCCATCAAGCACAAGTGCGCCGACATGATGGTCGCCGTCGAGGCCGCGCGCTCGGGCCTCTACCTCGCCGCCTGCGCCGCCGCCGAAGGCACCGACGACCTCCCGCGCATGGCCTCGCTCGCCAAGGCGTACTGCTCCGACGCCTACTTCCGCTGCGCGGCCGACGACATCCAGATCCACGGCGGAGTCGGCTTCACCTGGGAGTACGACTGCCACCTCCACTTCAAGCGCGCGAAGTCGAGCGAGACCCTGCTCGGCGACGCCGCCCATCATCGCGAGCTCGTGGCGCGGCGGATCGGGCTGTAG
- a CDS encoding cytochrome P450, with protein sequence MSTSPDRVDEASRARPLPPGPRYATPFQFFRELRPDPLAYYRKLVAEYGDVACVKMWPRCQVVTARPEQHRRVLVDRAERYPKGVTFLRRKEIGGDGLFFSDGELWKDQRRLIMPSFRRSALTELVPHMVDGARAFVARMRQRVGEPAFDIAPEMAKLAMDIACRAFFGCDILDRAQALHEALWASSRYTGHVSTHPLAPPLWVPTRRNREARAALRTMYGAIDELIAENRARGGGANVLARLNEHVAEGRMSEQQLRYEMWTLLNAGHETTATTIGFAFGLLSQHPEALARVQQEAAALRGRAPTHADLPALDFTRRVVCETLRLYPPAWGTGRECIEDDEIDGYRIPKGSIVTTLFFVTHTHRDFWEDPERFDPDRFLPERANARPADAWCPFGLGGRRCIGEEFALMEATIAIAALSGELELRLAPGAKVEGQVYGIGPLRPARGIPMTVHTR encoded by the coding sequence GTGTCGACCTCGCCTGATCGGGTCGACGAAGCCTCGCGCGCGCGCCCGCTTCCGCCGGGCCCGCGCTATGCGACGCCCTTCCAGTTCTTCCGCGAGCTGCGGCCCGACCCGCTCGCCTACTATCGAAAGCTCGTCGCCGAGTACGGCGACGTCGCGTGCGTGAAGATGTGGCCGCGCTGTCAGGTGGTGACGGCGCGCCCCGAGCAGCACCGGCGCGTGCTCGTCGATCGCGCGGAGCGCTATCCGAAGGGCGTCACGTTCCTGCGCCGCAAGGAGATCGGCGGCGACGGGCTCTTCTTCAGCGACGGCGAGCTGTGGAAGGACCAGCGGCGCCTCATCATGCCGTCGTTCCGCCGCAGCGCTCTGACCGAGCTCGTGCCGCACATGGTCGACGGTGCGCGCGCGTTCGTCGCGCGCATGCGCCAGCGGGTCGGCGAGCCCGCTTTCGACATCGCGCCCGAGATGGCGAAGCTCGCGATGGACATCGCCTGCCGCGCCTTCTTCGGCTGCGACATCCTCGACCGCGCGCAGGCGCTGCACGAAGCGCTGTGGGCGTCGAGCCGCTACACGGGGCACGTCTCGACGCACCCGCTCGCGCCGCCGCTCTGGGTGCCGACGCGGCGCAACCGCGAGGCGCGCGCCGCGCTGCGCACCATGTACGGCGCGATCGACGAGCTCATCGCCGAGAACCGCGCGCGCGGCGGCGGCGCGAACGTGCTCGCGCGGCTGAACGAGCACGTCGCCGAAGGCCGCATGAGCGAGCAGCAGCTGCGCTACGAAATGTGGACGCTGCTCAACGCCGGCCACGAGACGACCGCGACCACGATCGGCTTCGCGTTCGGGCTGCTGAGCCAGCACCCCGAAGCGCTCGCGCGCGTGCAGCAGGAAGCAGCCGCGCTGCGCGGGCGCGCGCCGACGCACGCCGATCTTCCCGCGCTCGACTTCACGCGCCGCGTCGTGTGCGAGACGCTGCGCCTCTACCCGCCCGCCTGGGGAACCGGGCGCGAGTGCATCGAAGACGACGAGATCGACGGCTACCGCATCCCGAAGGGCTCGATCGTCACGACGCTCTTCTTCGTGACGCACACGCACCGCGACTTCTGGGAGGATCCCGAGCGCTTCGATCCCGATCGCTTCCTGCCCGAGCGCGCGAACGCGCGCCCTGCCGACGCGTGGTGCCCGTTCGGCCTCGGCGGTCGGCGCTGCATCGGCGAGGAGTTCGCCTTGATGGAAGCGACGATCGCGATCGCCGCGCTCTCCGGCGAGCTCGAGCTTCGGCTCGCGCCCGGCGCGAAGGTCGAGGGACAGGTCTACGGCATCGGGCCGCTTCGGCCCGCGCGCGGCATCCCGATGACGGTGCACACACGATGA
- a CDS encoding NADH:flavin oxidoreductase, with protein sequence MTTTPNAFEPAKLGPVQLRNRILKAATFEGMTGTQTIEPRLIEFHRAVARGGVGMSTLAFCAVSPDGGGTPNELVLRSETLPGLRALADAVHAEGAAISAQIGHAGAVAAAAGLPALSPSRIFSPLAMKRTRAATTDDIARIVRDFAEAATLLREADFDAVEIHFGHGYLPSQFLSPKLNRRDDAWGGSLENRARFARDIAKAVADAVGGRMAVLAKLNMDDGVPGGLWVDESIEVARLLQSDGTLDAIELTGGSSLQNPMYLFRGDVPLAEMAASMPKAVGLGLKLFGRYFFKTYPFEEAYFRSYARQFRAALDMPLVLLGGINRRDTIEQAMADGFEFVAMGRALVRDPDFVHAMIAGDASESLCVHCNKCMAAIYSGTHCVLAGGAERG encoded by the coding sequence GTGACGACGACGCCGAACGCGTTCGAGCCCGCGAAGCTAGGCCCCGTCCAGCTTCGCAACCGCATCCTCAAGGCCGCGACCTTCGAGGGCATGACGGGCACGCAGACGATCGAGCCGCGCCTGATCGAGTTCCACCGCGCGGTCGCGCGCGGCGGCGTCGGCATGTCGACGCTCGCGTTCTGCGCCGTGTCGCCCGACGGCGGCGGGACGCCGAACGAGCTCGTGCTGCGCAGCGAGACGCTCCCCGGCCTGCGCGCGCTCGCCGACGCCGTGCACGCCGAGGGCGCGGCGATCTCCGCGCAGATCGGGCACGCGGGCGCCGTCGCGGCCGCGGCCGGCCTCCCCGCCCTCTCGCCGTCGCGCATCTTCAGTCCGCTCGCGATGAAGCGCACGCGCGCCGCCACGACGGACGACATCGCGCGCATCGTCCGCGACTTCGCCGAGGCCGCGACGCTTCTGCGCGAAGCCGACTTCGACGCCGTCGAGATCCACTTCGGGCACGGCTACCTGCCGAGCCAGTTCCTGTCGCCGAAGCTGAACCGGCGCGACGATGCCTGGGGTGGCTCGCTCGAGAACCGCGCGCGCTTCGCGCGCGACATCGCGAAGGCCGTCGCCGACGCGGTCGGCGGCCGCATGGCCGTGCTCGCGAAGCTCAACATGGACGACGGCGTGCCCGGCGGCCTGTGGGTCGACGAGAGCATCGAAGTCGCGCGCCTGCTCCAATCCGACGGAACGCTCGACGCGATCGAGCTCACCGGCGGGAGCTCCCTCCAGAACCCGATGTATCTCTTCCGCGGCGACGTTCCGCTCGCGGAGATGGCCGCATCGATGCCGAAGGCCGTCGGCCTCGGGCTCAAGCTCTTCGGACGCTATTTCTTCAAGACCTACCCGTTCGAGGAAGCCTACTTCCGCAGCTACGCGCGCCAGTTCCGCGCGGCCCTCGACATGCCGCTCGTCCTGCTCGGCGGCATCAACCGCCGCGACACGATCGAGCAGGCCATGGCCGACGGCTTCGAGTTCGTCGCCATGGGCCGCGCACTCGTGCGCGACCCGGACTTCGTCCACGCGATGATCGCCGGCGACGCGAGCGAGTCGCTGTGCGTGCACTGCAACAAGTGCATGGCCGCGATCTACAGCGGCACGCACTGCGTGCTGGCGGGCGGGGCCGAGCGCGGCTGA